Proteins found in one Bartonella krasnovii genomic segment:
- a CDS encoding portal protein: MDGFLMNMSTDSSFSSFNHIETLEQQALFKKLIGWYQDDIVHIEKWRKNAQEDYDFYNGRQWNEQDLAVLNEQNRPVMTFNRIAPLINAVIGAERNNKRQVQFIPRQEGAAFANQILTGAAEWFRDEADGEYEDSDAFQDAIICGMGWTDTRLDYEEDPQGKPIISRLDPMKMVWDASAVKPNLIDAQRLWYIDEKPLAVAQQMFPHVHWSDLHADWVKHQGFLHSTNGGVTKNSQGEGAYLEEGGEAGGSQRPKMVTLVECRWFEREVVYKVLEPQSGQFIDYSEQDFQSLSKAFPDVQATRLTKKIVKRAFLGRRLLDVPDKPLVPAGQLGWECITGTFDKLSRQFYGLVRPTKDPQRWANKYFSQVMHLLNSQSKGGIMAERDAFDDDRQALESWARADSITWLKSGAVSGGRIQPKPVAQFPQGFFQLFNEAKSALEQVTGLSSEFIGTRAVNQPGILEQQRRQSSLNLLAAFFDALRRYRQRQGKIILYLIQNYLSDGRLVRIAGDENAQYVPLTREMVTSLEYDIVVDDAPTSLNEKERTFALIMQLLPLMQNFATPEIMLDLLRYSPLPASLIHKIAIKAQNALQEEKNDSAQMGQNVGAEQMMQMLQRANAQQ; the protein is encoded by the coding sequence ATGGATGGCTTTTTAATGAATATGTCTACAGATTCTTCTTTTTCTTCTTTCAATCACATCGAAACACTTGAACAGCAAGCGCTTTTTAAAAAACTCATTGGGTGGTATCAGGACGATATTGTTCATATCGAAAAATGGCGAAAAAATGCCCAAGAAGACTACGATTTTTATAATGGTCGGCAGTGGAATGAGCAAGACTTGGCTGTTTTGAACGAACAAAATAGACCGGTGATGACTTTTAACCGTATTGCCCCGCTGATTAATGCTGTCATTGGGGCTGAGCGCAATAATAAACGACAAGTCCAATTTATTCCACGACAAGAAGGCGCTGCCTTTGCAAACCAGATCTTGACAGGGGCCGCTGAATGGTTTCGCGATGAAGCTGATGGGGAATATGAAGATTCCGATGCTTTTCAAGATGCGATCATTTGCGGTATGGGGTGGACAGATACCCGCCTTGATTATGAAGAAGATCCACAAGGAAAACCTATCATTTCGCGGCTTGACCCTATGAAAATGGTCTGGGATGCTAGTGCTGTTAAGCCTAATCTTATTGATGCACAACGTTTATGGTATATTGATGAAAAACCTCTGGCTGTTGCTCAACAAATGTTTCCCCATGTGCATTGGAGTGATCTTCATGCCGATTGGGTGAAACATCAGGGGTTTTTACATTCAACTAACGGTGGGGTGACAAAAAACTCCCAAGGAGAAGGAGCTTATCTGGAAGAGGGAGGAGAGGCTGGCGGTTCTCAACGGCCTAAAATGGTGACATTGGTTGAATGTCGATGGTTTGAACGTGAGGTGGTTTATAAAGTGCTCGAACCGCAAAGTGGTCAATTTATTGATTATTCAGAGCAGGATTTTCAAAGTTTAAGTAAAGCCTTTCCAGATGTTCAAGCAACAAGGTTGACCAAAAAAATTGTTAAACGGGCATTTTTGGGGAGAAGGTTGCTTGATGTCCCGGATAAGCCTTTGGTCCCTGCAGGTCAATTGGGATGGGAGTGTATTACGGGTACTTTTGATAAATTAAGCCGACAATTTTACGGGCTTGTGCGCCCTACAAAAGATCCGCAACGCTGGGCAAATAAATATTTTAGTCAAGTGATGCATTTGCTCAATAGCCAATCAAAAGGCGGGATTATGGCTGAACGTGATGCCTTTGATGATGATCGACAAGCCCTTGAGAGTTGGGCGAGAGCCGATAGCATTACTTGGTTGAAAAGTGGGGCTGTCTCTGGGGGCAGAATCCAGCCTAAACCGGTGGCACAATTTCCCCAAGGTTTTTTCCAATTGTTTAATGAAGCAAAGAGCGCTCTCGAGCAGGTGACGGGCTTGTCTTCTGAATTTATTGGAACAAGAGCGGTTAATCAGCCTGGTATTTTGGAACAACAACGCCGACAATCTTCCCTTAATCTGTTGGCTGCCTTTTTTGATGCTTTGCGTCGATATCGGCAACGACAGGGGAAAATTATTCTCTATCTTATTCAAAATTATCTCTCTGATGGGCGGTTGGTGCGTATCGCAGGGGATGAAAATGCCCAATATGTACCCTTAACACGTGAAATGGTGACAAGTTTGGAATATGATATTGTCGTGGATGATGCACCAACAAGTCTTAACGAAAAAGAGCGGACTTTTGCATTGATTATGCAATTGCTTCCTTTGATGCAAAATTTTGCAACACCAGAGATTATGCTCGATCTCTTACGCTATTCCCCTTTGCCGGCTTCACTGATTCATAAAATTGCGATAAAGGCGCAAAACGCTCTCCAAGAAGAGAAAAATGATTCAGCACAAATGGGGCAGAATGTCGGAGCAGAGCAGATGATGCAGATGTTGCAAAGGGCAAATGCGCAACAGTAG